One Stenotrophomonas oahuensis genomic region harbors:
- a CDS encoding linear amide C-N hydrolase produces MWSLRPALLAFSLSLLAGQADACTRVVYLGANDDVITARSMDWKEDVATNLWVFPRGMQRDGQAGRNSIEWTAKYGSVIASGYDISTTDGLNEKGLSANVLWLVESEYPQRGNGKPGLAISLWAQYVLDNFATVDEAVKALEREPYTLVTDKLPGTERTATLHLSMSDASGDSAIVEYIGGKQVIHHGRQYQVMTNSPKFDHQLALNTYWQQIGGTVMLPGTNRASDRFARAKFYINAIPKAEDPVEALASVFSVIRNVSVPFGITTPEEPNISSTRWRTVADHKRKLYFFESALTPNTFWVDLNKVDFNQETGKVLKLDLGKDQRNVFAGNALDQFTPSQPFAFLGTDD; encoded by the coding sequence ATGTGGTCGTTGCGGCCGGCGTTGCTGGCGTTTTCGTTGTCTCTGCTGGCCGGTCAGGCCGATGCCTGCACACGCGTGGTGTACCTGGGCGCGAATGACGATGTGATCACCGCCCGTTCGATGGATTGGAAAGAAGACGTCGCCACCAACCTGTGGGTGTTTCCACGCGGCATGCAGCGTGATGGCCAGGCCGGGCGCAATTCCATCGAGTGGACCGCGAAATACGGCAGTGTGATTGCCAGTGGCTACGACATTTCCACGACCGATGGCCTCAACGAAAAGGGCCTTTCGGCCAACGTACTGTGGCTGGTGGAGTCGGAGTATCCGCAACGCGGCAACGGCAAGCCGGGACTCGCCATCTCGCTATGGGCGCAGTATGTGCTGGACAACTTTGCCACGGTGGATGAAGCGGTGAAGGCGCTGGAGCGTGAGCCCTACACGCTGGTGACGGACAAGCTGCCGGGAACGGAGCGAACCGCCACGTTGCATCTGTCGATGTCCGATGCCAGCGGCGACAGTGCGATTGTCGAGTACATCGGGGGCAAGCAGGTGATCCATCACGGACGCCAATACCAGGTGATGACCAACTCGCCGAAGTTCGACCATCAGCTGGCGCTCAATACCTACTGGCAGCAGATCGGCGGCACGGTGATGCTGCCTGGCACCAACCGTGCGTCGGACCGTTTCGCGCGGGCCAAGTTCTACATCAATGCCATTCCGAAGGCCGAGGACCCGGTCGAGGCGCTGGCGAGCGTGTTCAGTGTGATCCGTAATGTGTCGGTGCCGTTCGGCATCACCACGCCGGAGGAGCCGAACATTTCCTCCACGCGCTGGCGCACCGTGGCCGATCACAAGCGCAAGCTGTATTTCTTTGAGAGCGCGCTGACCCCGAATACGTTCTGGGTGGATCTGAACAAGGTGGATTTCAACCAGGAGACCGGCAAGGTGCTGAAGCTGGACCTGGGCAAGGACCAGCGCAATGTGTTTGCCGGCAATGCGTTGGACCAGTTCACGCCGTCCCAGCCGTTTGCGTTCCTGGGCACCGATGACTAA
- a CDS encoding sensor histidine kinase yields the protein MKFLKPGSLSFSLAWKICLIQVAMVIIALTGIALVYGDRSTAYIDWKTSEQVADAIVLGNNGLQVDWTAIDEAAPDRPATFWFAAADEQGHYLEHGTVPSVYRPLVQQLAHVEPTDVRTRSRGMDLAMRVWVSDRDEGRVHVMVGGLPQRGFWRQLLVIIGYLGGWITLPLMAITLVVAPWAIHRSLRGVNRVAAQAAAIEISERGRGLDTHAVPREIVPLVDAFNAAVRRIGESYDAQDRFLVGAAHELRMPIAILATRIGDLPPGTVRARLQRDLGRLSNIAEQLLDLQRLDHHRSQQQRIDLAALTREVAADVAPLVVDAGYEFEVDAPEAPVWVRGDPDALHRVISGLLQNAIAHGGGHGLVAVALQPGGVLSVSDEGDGVPEQARQSIFEPFHRLRPSGSGSGLGLYLAREIMLRHAGSIAVEEAAGGGARFVVTLPVER from the coding sequence ATGAAATTCCTCAAACCCGGTTCGCTGAGTTTCAGCCTGGCCTGGAAGATCTGCCTGATCCAGGTGGCGATGGTGATCATCGCGCTGACCGGCATCGCCCTGGTCTACGGCGACCGCAGCACCGCCTACATTGACTGGAAGACCAGCGAGCAGGTGGCTGACGCCATCGTGCTCGGCAACAATGGCTTGCAGGTGGACTGGACCGCCATCGACGAGGCCGCACCGGACCGTCCCGCCACGTTCTGGTTCGCCGCTGCCGATGAGCAGGGGCACTATCTGGAACACGGCACGGTTCCTTCAGTGTACCGGCCACTGGTGCAGCAGTTGGCACACGTGGAGCCGACCGACGTACGCACCCGCAGTCGCGGCATGGATCTGGCGATGCGCGTTTGGGTGTCCGACCGCGACGAAGGTCGCGTGCACGTGATGGTGGGCGGCCTGCCGCAACGTGGCTTCTGGCGGCAGTTGCTGGTGATCATCGGCTACCTCGGTGGCTGGATCACGCTGCCGCTGATGGCCATCACCCTGGTGGTGGCTCCGTGGGCCATCCACCGCTCGCTGCGCGGCGTGAACCGGGTCGCCGCGCAGGCGGCGGCCATCGAGATCAGCGAGCGCGGGCGTGGATTGGATACGCACGCGGTGCCGCGTGAGATCGTGCCGCTCGTGGATGCCTTCAACGCTGCCGTGCGCCGCATCGGTGAAAGCTACGACGCGCAGGACCGCTTCCTGGTCGGTGCCGCGCACGAGCTGCGCATGCCGATTGCGATTCTGGCCACGCGCATTGGTGACCTGCCGCCGGGCACCGTGCGTGCACGCCTGCAGCGTGACCTCGGTCGGCTGAGCAATATTGCCGAACAGCTGCTCGATCTGCAGCGGCTGGATCACCACCGCAGCCAGCAGCAGCGCATCGATCTGGCCGCGCTGACCCGCGAAGTGGCCGCCGATGTCGCGCCGCTGGTCGTGGATGCCGGTTATGAATTCGAAGTGGACGCACCGGAGGCACCGGTCTGGGTGCGCGGCGATCCCGATGCGCTGCATCGCGTGATCAGCGGCCTGCTGCAGAACGCCATCGCGCATGGCGGTGGCCACGGGTTGGTAGCGGTGGCGCTGCAACCGGGCGGGGTATTGTCGGTCAGTGACGAAGGCGACGGTGTGCCCGAACAGGCACGGCAATCCATCTTCGAACCGTTCCATCGGCTGCGGCCCAGTGGCAGCGGCAGTGGCCTGGGGCTGTATCTGGCGCGGGAAATCATGCTGCGTCACGCAGGCAGCATTGCGGTGGAGGAGGCTGCAGGTGGTGGCGCACGCTTTGTGGTGACGCTGCCGGTGGAGCGCTGA
- a CDS encoding response regulator transcription factor produces the protein MRILLLEDDPELASAIQASLGRHGMVVDLVTSMAHAAEALKANVHQILLLDRQLPDGDGANFVRVARSHVPNLPVIMLTARDSVADRVVGLDVGADDYLTKPFAVEELLARIRAISRRPSQIALPTLTLGRLQFDFVAREATVDGTLLVLPRRQLLVLEALALRQGRTVAREALQEAVYGFDDAIQSNALDAHVSKLRKALAEADARVEIHVMRGIGYLLKDVP, from the coding sequence ATGCGCATCCTGCTGCTTGAAGACGACCCCGAACTGGCCAGCGCCATCCAGGCCAGCCTGGGCCGGCACGGCATGGTGGTGGACCTGGTGACCTCCATGGCGCACGCCGCCGAGGCGTTGAAGGCCAATGTGCACCAGATCCTGCTGCTCGACCGGCAGCTGCCGGATGGCGATGGAGCCAACTTCGTGCGCGTGGCGCGCAGCCACGTGCCCAACCTGCCGGTGATCATGCTCACCGCGCGGGATTCGGTGGCCGACCGTGTGGTCGGGCTGGATGTGGGGGCGGACGATTACCTGACCAAACCCTTTGCGGTGGAAGAACTGCTGGCGCGCATTCGTGCGATCTCGCGGCGGCCCTCGCAGATCGCCTTGCCCACGTTGACCCTGGGCCGGCTGCAGTTTGATTTCGTGGCGCGCGAGGCCACCGTGGATGGCACGCTGCTGGTGCTGCCGCGCCGCCAGTTATTGGTGCTGGAAGCACTGGCATTGCGGCAGGGGCGCACGGTGGCGCGCGAAGCGCTGCAGGAAGCCGTGTACGGTTTCGATGACGCCATTCAATCCAACGCGCTCGACGCGCACGTTTCAAAGCTGCGCAAGGCGCTGGCCGAAGCCGATGCGCGGGTGGAAATCCATGTGATGCGCGGCATCGGTTATCTGCTCAAGGACGTGCCATGA
- a CDS encoding MipA/OmpV family protein, translating to MRVQPLLSPALGVAIAVLFASTTAQAQVAPGAKPRSSVGLAVAAQKSPYAGYDTDVLPIPVVNYEGKSFHLRGGSLGWKLFNSDSTEVSLLASPYMMRFKHKDTDDVQLRQLSNRSLSAMAGVAVRHTAPWGIVQANVQAEVSGHGGGFAADAKYAYPIPAGKVTLIPGIGAGYASADLNDYYFGVSARESARSGLAMYKAGSGVSPYIDLTAIMPLGAHWVATGSLRRTRLSDAITDSPMTEGKHMDSALIALSYGF from the coding sequence ATGCGCGTTCAACCCCTTCTTTCCCCCGCCCTGGGCGTGGCCATTGCGGTCCTGTTCGCCAGCACCACCGCCCAGGCGCAGGTCGCCCCCGGTGCCAAGCCGCGCAGCAGCGTCGGGCTGGCCGTGGCCGCACAGAAGTCGCCGTACGCCGGCTATGACACCGACGTGCTGCCGATTCCGGTGGTGAACTACGAAGGCAAGTCGTTCCACCTGCGCGGTGGCAGCCTCGGCTGGAAGCTGTTCAACAGCGACAGCACCGAGGTTTCCCTGCTGGCCTCGCCCTACATGATGCGTTTCAAGCACAAGGACACCGACGACGTGCAGTTGCGCCAGCTGTCCAACCGCAGCCTGTCGGCGATGGCCGGCGTCGCCGTGCGGCACACCGCGCCGTGGGGCATCGTGCAGGCCAATGTGCAGGCGGAAGTGAGCGGCCACGGCGGTGGCTTCGCGGCCGATGCCAAGTACGCCTACCCGATTCCGGCCGGCAAGGTCACGTTGATTCCGGGGATCGGGGCCGGTTATGCCAGCGCCGACCTCAATGACTACTACTTTGGCGTGAGCGCACGCGAATCCGCGCGCAGCGGACTGGCGATGTACAAGGCCGGCAGCGGTGTTTCGCCTTACATCGACCTGACCGCGATCATGCCGCTGGGCGCGCACTGGGTGGCCACCGGGTCGCTGCGGCGCACCCGGTTGTCGGACGCGATCACCGACAGCCCGATGACCGAAGGCAAGCACATGGACAGTGCCCTGATCGCACTGAGCTACGGGTTCTGA
- a CDS encoding DUF1328 family protein codes for MIKWAIIFAIIGLIAGALGFGGIAGGAIGIAKFLFWAGIIIAVVLFLLGMTVAKKVT; via the coding sequence ATGATCAAGTGGGCCATCATTTTCGCCATCATCGGCCTGATTGCCGGTGCGCTGGGCTTCGGCGGCATTGCCGGCGGGGCCATCGGCATCGCCAAGTTCCTGTTCTGGGCCGGCATCATCATTGCCGTGGTGCTGTTCCTGCTGGGCATGACGGTGGCCAAGAAGGTCACCTGA
- a CDS encoding response regulator translates to MSRNVLVVEDEALIMMLIEDQLVDLGYVVHTAPGVEAAMLILRDQIVDMALLDVNLAGTSSAPVGHELEARGIPFAFATGYGQQGVDEAFRGHVCLQKPFRVVDLKRTLEALEHQLAEMGPQVSARTTSSIRMM, encoded by the coding sequence ATGAGCAGGAACGTACTGGTGGTTGAGGACGAAGCGTTGATCATGATGCTGATCGAGGATCAGCTGGTTGACCTGGGTTACGTGGTCCATACCGCGCCGGGTGTGGAGGCGGCCATGCTGATCCTGCGCGATCAGATTGTCGACATGGCATTGCTGGACGTCAATCTGGCCGGCACATCGTCAGCGCCGGTGGGCCATGAACTGGAGGCGCGCGGCATACCGTTCGCGTTTGCGACAGGGTACGGGCAGCAAGGAGTGGATGAAGCGTTCCGCGGCCACGTGTGCCTGCAGAAGCCATTCCGTGTGGTGGACCTGAAACGCACCCTGGAGGCTCTGGAGCACCAGCTCGCCGAGATGGGCCCTCAGGTCAGCGCCCGCACCACTTCCTCGATCAGGATGATGTAG
- a CDS encoding HWE histidine kinase domain-containing protein — protein MLQPEQDTPTWRIYETLLQATPDLSYVFDLQHRFIYANKALLTMWGMSWDEAIGKTCLEIGYEPWHAAMHDREIEQVIATRQPIRGDVPFPHATLGVRIYDYIFTPVIGPDGQVEAIAGSTRDVTERKRHEQHQQLLINELNHRVKNTLATVQSIARQTLRSAAGLEDANAKIEERLVALASAHDILTRENWHSADIRDLAQSTMDAYGTPGQFQLAGDSCRLDPRRALALAMALHELGTNAAKYGALSSREGRVCLQWSSTDLDGDPRIEVVWQEYGGPAVHEPAQRGFGSRLLERGLKHDLGGGVELAFAPDGVRCHLWMPQPNLEEGQLT, from the coding sequence GTGCTCCAGCCGGAACAGGACACTCCAACCTGGCGCATCTACGAGACGCTGCTGCAGGCGACGCCCGATCTGTCGTACGTGTTCGATCTGCAACACCGGTTCATTTACGCCAACAAGGCCCTGCTGACGATGTGGGGGATGAGCTGGGACGAGGCGATCGGCAAGACCTGCCTGGAGATCGGGTATGAGCCGTGGCATGCGGCCATGCATGACCGCGAGATCGAACAGGTGATCGCCACCCGCCAGCCGATCCGCGGTGATGTACCGTTCCCGCATGCCACGCTGGGCGTGCGCATCTACGACTACATCTTTACCCCGGTGATCGGGCCCGACGGACAGGTCGAGGCCATTGCCGGCAGCACCCGCGACGTCACCGAGCGCAAGCGTCATGAGCAGCACCAGCAACTGCTGATCAACGAGCTCAATCACCGGGTCAAGAACACCTTGGCCACCGTGCAGTCGATTGCGCGGCAGACCCTGCGCAGTGCGGCCGGGCTGGAGGATGCGAACGCCAAGATCGAGGAGCGCCTGGTCGCGCTGGCCAGCGCGCACGACATCCTGACTCGCGAAAACTGGCACAGCGCCGATATCCGCGACCTGGCTCAGTCCACGATGGACGCTTACGGCACCCCCGGTCAGTTCCAGCTGGCGGGCGACAGCTGCCGGCTGGATCCGCGCCGTGCGCTGGCCCTGGCGATGGCGCTGCATGAGCTGGGTACCAACGCGGCCAAGTACGGCGCGCTTTCCTCCCGCGAGGGGCGGGTGTGCCTGCAGTGGTCCAGCACCGATCTGGACGGCGATCCACGCATTGAAGTGGTGTGGCAGGAGTACGGTGGCCCCGCCGTGCACGAGCCGGCGCAACGTGGCTTCGGCTCGCGCCTGCTGGAACGGGGACTCAAACATGACCTCGGCGGTGGGGTCGAACTGGCATTTGCACCGGACGGCGTTCGTTGCCACCTGTGGATGCCGCAGCCGAACCTGGAGGAGGGACAGCTGACATGA
- a CDS encoding DUF2442 domain-containing protein gives MKQPHFVIIKVSSMRPGRLAIQFADGWSGEVDLSDVIEKHPTLQRLKQPEVVSNVTVDEWSRGVMFAGDDDLTLASDNLRALAIEQAGDFSYQQLIGWMHHRDLSLETAAQALGISRRMLAYYRSGERPIPRTVGLAMLGWEAMESGHHLNEYGCLA, from the coding sequence ATGAAGCAGCCGCATTTCGTCATCATCAAAGTCAGCTCAATGCGGCCCGGACGACTGGCGATTCAGTTTGCTGATGGATGGTCGGGTGAAGTCGATCTCAGCGACGTCATTGAGAAGCACCCCACCCTGCAGCGATTGAAGCAGCCGGAAGTTGTTTCCAACGTCACTGTCGACGAATGGAGCCGTGGTGTGATGTTCGCCGGCGACGATGACTTGACCTTGGCCAGTGACAACCTTCGCGCTTTGGCCATCGAGCAGGCTGGCGATTTTTCCTACCAGCAACTCATCGGCTGGATGCATCACCGTGACCTGTCGTTAGAGACCGCGGCGCAGGCGCTGGGGATCAGCCGCCGCATGCTTGCCTATTACCGCAGCGGAGAACGGCCAATCCCAAGAACGGTGGGGTTGGCCATGCTGGGCTGGGAGGCGATGGAGAGCGGCCATCATCTGAACGAGTACGGCTGTTTGGCCTGA
- a CDS encoding low molecular weight protein tyrosine phosphatase family protein has protein sequence MINLLFVCSRNQLRSPTAEAMWGQRDGFDARSAGTSPHARRPIGPADIRWADVIFVMEDKHVHRLLAAFPRLLVYKQPHCLGIPDDYRFMDPELMALLDERVSTALAQAV, from the coding sequence ATGATCAACCTGCTGTTCGTCTGCAGCCGCAACCAGTTGCGTAGCCCCACCGCCGAGGCAATGTGGGGTCAACGCGACGGATTCGACGCACGCTCGGCGGGTACAAGTCCGCATGCGCGCAGACCCATCGGCCCGGCGGATATCCGCTGGGCCGATGTGATCTTCGTGATGGAGGACAAGCACGTGCATCGCCTGCTCGCGGCCTTCCCTCGGTTGCTTGTCTACAAACAGCCGCACTGTCTGGGCATTCCGGACGACTATCGCTTCATGGATCCGGAGCTGATGGCGCTGTTGGATGAGAGGGTGAGTACTGCCCTTGCACAGGCCGTCTGA
- a CDS encoding PAS domain-containing sensor histidine kinase, which translates to MNRYRQILEMLDDCIKEIDLDGVVAAVNGRGLKLLGAQHASQVVGKHWRDLWPASERSLIDEALRKASEGVNSEFEAACPDFNGVRRVWRVKVRPITEQGRVESILAVSTDFTSLEEASRASALLVESFDRGPDVGRLELESAMRRERALVDNLKSSEARLLATNLAYQQLEVRHFEATRLRDFAVAAQRAAELILLDAQKGEAVGQMLAGVVHDLNNFLHSATTAVDLVVDSGELTENNLRLLKAAELALQQGAEMSQRLVGFAREHPYLPESVDLHQLVTAMEVLLTQAVGSRAHLVIEPGEATCCAMVDRNTIERALLNLVVNARDACGPEDVIYVRTGYRVVAPEESNGSRSAGRYLTLTVSDTGAGMSEEVLSRIFEVYFTTKRVGEGSGLGLPQVHSAVTQAGGFVTVTSRVGKGTTFELALPRVA; encoded by the coding sequence ATGAACAGGTATCGGCAAATCTTGGAGATGCTGGATGACTGCATCAAGGAAATAGACCTTGATGGAGTAGTCGCCGCCGTGAATGGTCGGGGATTAAAACTCTTGGGTGCCCAACACGCATCACAGGTGGTAGGAAAGCACTGGAGAGATCTTTGGCCTGCTTCCGAGAGAAGTTTGATTGATGAAGCCCTTAGAAAAGCGTCAGAAGGTGTGAACTCCGAGTTCGAGGCAGCCTGCCCGGACTTCAATGGTGTACGCCGGGTTTGGCGTGTCAAGGTTCGTCCGATAACAGAGCAAGGGCGAGTCGAATCCATTCTCGCCGTCAGTACGGACTTCACCTCCTTGGAGGAGGCGAGCCGGGCGTCAGCTCTTCTTGTTGAGAGTTTCGATAGAGGCCCAGATGTCGGGAGGCTTGAACTTGAATCGGCAATGCGCCGAGAGCGGGCACTCGTGGACAATCTAAAGTCCAGCGAAGCCCGATTGCTGGCCACCAACTTGGCATATCAGCAGCTTGAGGTCCGTCATTTTGAGGCGACTCGGTTGCGAGACTTCGCAGTGGCCGCGCAACGAGCCGCTGAGTTAATCCTATTGGACGCTCAAAAAGGAGAGGCTGTAGGTCAGATGCTGGCTGGCGTCGTTCATGATCTAAACAACTTTCTCCATTCGGCAACCACTGCTGTCGACTTGGTAGTGGATAGCGGTGAATTGACGGAAAACAACCTTAGGCTGCTAAAGGCTGCGGAACTTGCGCTGCAGCAGGGGGCTGAAATGTCTCAGCGCCTGGTGGGCTTTGCGAGAGAGCATCCATATCTTCCTGAATCGGTTGATCTGCATCAGTTGGTGACGGCAATGGAAGTCCTTTTGACCCAAGCGGTGGGCTCTAGGGCACACTTGGTCATAGAGCCTGGCGAAGCTACCTGTTGCGCTATGGTTGACCGTAACACCATCGAGAGGGCGCTGCTGAATCTCGTCGTGAACGCTCGCGATGCTTGTGGACCTGAAGACGTCATCTATGTTCGGACCGGCTATCGAGTAGTTGCTCCTGAGGAATCAAACGGCTCGCGTTCTGCCGGGCGCTATCTCACGTTGACGGTGTCTGACACAGGCGCGGGGATGAGCGAGGAGGTGCTGTCGCGCATCTTTGAAGTTTATTTCACCACCAAGCGCGTAGGAGAAGGATCAGGCTTGGGGCTGCCCCAGGTGCATAGCGCCGTGACCCAAGCCGGGGGATTTGTGACGGTAACTTCCCGAGTTGGGAAAGGAACCACGTTTGAACTCGCCTTGCCTCGGGTCGCGTAA